Proteins encoded together in one Hevea brasiliensis isolate MT/VB/25A 57/8 chromosome 16, ASM3005281v1, whole genome shotgun sequence window:
- the LOC110672542 gene encoding uncharacterized protein LOC110672542, with the protein MKQTNLEAENSSTKTKPSIPPPPPLPLPRFWVRKTATVSVTKQEIAKFWRQKHLEEEDHLLAAIKAAARVRARNLTEEDYKQFEESLKDENGTKDAKEGNTNGTLITTKDENKKEVRVGIKDWWTKSKYAYLNQPALDSMDPAKRSSNYVPNCFSFKPTPLYPTSLGVF; encoded by the exons ATGAAGCAAACAAATCTTGAAGCAGAAAATAGCAGCACAAAAACAAAACCATCGATTCCCCCACCTCCGCCACTGCCACTTCCAAGATTCTGGGTTCGAAAAACTGCCACTGTAAGTGTGACTAAACAAGAGATTGCTAAGTTTTGGAGGCAGAAGCACCTTGAGGAAGAGGATCACCTCCTTGCTGCTATCAAGGCAGCAGCACGTGTCAGAGCTCGCAATCTCACG GAAGAGGACTACAAGCAATTTGAAGAGTCCTTGAAGGATGAAAATGGCACCAAGGATGCTAAGGAGGGCAACACTAATGGCACCCTCATAACTACAAAAGATGAAAACAAGAAGGAAGTGCGTGTTGGTATAAAGGATTG GTGGACCAAGAGCAAGTATGCATACTTGAACCAACCAGCCCTTGACTCAATGGATCCTGCAAAAAGAAGTTCCAACTATGTTCCAAATTGTTTCTCATTTAAGCCCACTCCTCTCTATCCGACCTCTCTTGGGGTCTTTTAG
- the LOC110672586 gene encoding DNA-directed RNA polymerase II subunit RPB1-like: MSIMGHKIKIMRYSTFCLKLSVTSPYNADFDGDEMNMHVPQSFETRAEVLELMMVPKCVSPQSNRPVMGIVQDTLLGWRKITKRDTFIEKDVFMNILVRWEDFDGKIPCPAILKPRPLWSGKQVFNLIIPKQINLIRTAARHTDTERGIITPGDILVRIERGELLSGTLRKKTLGTSTGSLIHVIWEEVGPDSARKFLGHAQLLVNYCLLQNGFSIGIGDTIADAATMEKINETISNAKNEVKELITKA; encoded by the exons ATGTCAATTATGGGACATAAAATAAAGATTATGCGATATTCAACTTTCTGTTTAAAGTTGTCTGTTACTTCACCATATAATGCTGATTTTGATGGTGATGAAATGAATATGCATGTTCCTCAATCATTTGAAACTAGAGCAGAGGTGTTGGAGCTGATGATGGTGCCTAAGTGCGTGTCACCTCAATCAAACCGGCCTGTGATGGGAATTGTCCAGGATACACTTTTAGGATGGCGTAAGATCACCAAGAGGGACACCTTTATAGAGAAG GATGTTTTTATGAACATCTTGGTGCGGTGGGAGGATTTTGATGGGAAAATTCCTTGTCCTGCAATTCTGAAACCACGGCCACTTTGGTCTGGAAAACAAGTTTTTAATCTTATCATTCCAAAGCAGATAAATCTTATCAGAACTGCTGCCCGGCACACAGATACAGAAAGAGGAATTATTACTCCGGGGGACATTCTTGTTCGAATAGAAAGAGGGGAGCTGCTATCTGGAACTCTTCGCAAGAAAACTCTTGGGACTTCTACTGGAAGTCTTATACATGTCATTTG GGAAGAGGTTGGTCCTGATTCAGCTCGCAAGTTTTTGGGGCATGCACAACTGCTTGTGAATTACTGCCTTTTGCAAAATGGTTTTAGCATTGGCATTGGAGATACAATTGCTGATGCAGCTACTATGGagaaaataaatgaaacaatttCAAATGCAAAAAATGAAGTGAAGGAACTCATTACAAAGGCCTAA
- the LOC110672590 gene encoding probable prolyl 4-hydroxylase 10 isoform X1: MAKGRYSRLPARKSSSSTIILTMLIMVTFVILILLALGILSVPSNSGDSSRKANDLSTIVRNKVDSSEGDDGRQEPSAEVISWEPRAFIYHNFLSKEECDYLINLANPHMQKSTVVDSESGKSKDSRVRTSTGTFLPRGRDKKIREIEKRIADFTFIPVEHGEGLQVLHYEVGQKYEPHFDYFLDEFNTKNGGQRIATVLMYLSDVEEGGETVFPSAKGNYSAVPWWNELSECGKGGLSVKPKMGDALLFWSMKPDASLDPSSLHGGCPVIKGNKWSATKWMHVNEYKV; the protein is encoded by the exons ATGGCGAAAGGAAGATACTCTCGCCTTCCAGCTCGAAAATCATCGTCGTCGACGATCATTCTGACTATGCTCATCATGGTCACATTCGTTATTCTCATACTTCTTGCCCTCGGAATTCTCTCTGTCCCTAGCAATTCCGGTGATTCCTCTCGCAAAGCCAACGATCTCAGCACCATCGTCCGTAATAAAGTGGACAG CAGTGAGGGAGATGATGGGAGACAAGAGCCCTCGGCGGAGGTGATCTCGTGGGAGCCTCGGGCTTTTATCTATCATAATTTTTTG AGCAAAGAGGAATGTGATTACCTGATCAATCTTGCCAACCCTCATATGCAAAAGTCTACAGTTGTTGACAGTGAATCTGGAAAGAGTAAAGATAGCAG AGTGCGAACAAGCACTGGCACATTCCTTCCAAGAGGTCGTGATAAAAAGATCAGGGAAATTGAGAAAAGGATTGCTGATTTCACCTTCATACCTGTAG AACATGGGGAAGGACTCCAAGTTCTCCACTATGAAGTTGGGCAAAAATATGAGCCTCATTTTGACTACTTTTTGGATGAGTTCAATACAAAGAATGGGGGTCAACGCATAGCAACTGTTCTTATGTACCT CTCAGATGTTGAAGAAGGGGGTGAGACAGTGTTTCCTTCTGCCAAAGGGAACTATAGTGCTGTGCCTTGGTGGAACGAGTTGTCTGAATGTGGAAAAGGAGGGCTTTCTGTTAAACCAAAGATGGGTGATGCACTGCTTTTCTGGAGCATGAAACCTGATGCTTCTCTGGATCCTTCAAGTTTGCATG GTGGTTGCCCGGTGATTAAAGGGAATAAGTGGTCAGCCACCAAGTGGATGCATGTGAATGAGTACAAAGTCTGA
- the LOC110672590 gene encoding probable prolyl 4-hydroxylase 10 isoform X2, translated as MAKGRYSRLPARKSSSSTIILTMLIMVTFVILILLALGILSVPSNSGDSSRKANDLSTIVRNKVDSEGDDGRQEPSAEVISWEPRAFIYHNFLSKEECDYLINLANPHMQKSTVVDSESGKSKDSRVRTSTGTFLPRGRDKKIREIEKRIADFTFIPVEHGEGLQVLHYEVGQKYEPHFDYFLDEFNTKNGGQRIATVLMYLSDVEEGGETVFPSAKGNYSAVPWWNELSECGKGGLSVKPKMGDALLFWSMKPDASLDPSSLHGGCPVIKGNKWSATKWMHVNEYKV; from the exons ATGGCGAAAGGAAGATACTCTCGCCTTCCAGCTCGAAAATCATCGTCGTCGACGATCATTCTGACTATGCTCATCATGGTCACATTCGTTATTCTCATACTTCTTGCCCTCGGAATTCTCTCTGTCCCTAGCAATTCCGGTGATTCCTCTCGCAAAGCCAACGATCTCAGCACCATCGTCCGTAATAAAGTGGACAG TGAGGGAGATGATGGGAGACAAGAGCCCTCGGCGGAGGTGATCTCGTGGGAGCCTCGGGCTTTTATCTATCATAATTTTTTG AGCAAAGAGGAATGTGATTACCTGATCAATCTTGCCAACCCTCATATGCAAAAGTCTACAGTTGTTGACAGTGAATCTGGAAAGAGTAAAGATAGCAG AGTGCGAACAAGCACTGGCACATTCCTTCCAAGAGGTCGTGATAAAAAGATCAGGGAAATTGAGAAAAGGATTGCTGATTTCACCTTCATACCTGTAG AACATGGGGAAGGACTCCAAGTTCTCCACTATGAAGTTGGGCAAAAATATGAGCCTCATTTTGACTACTTTTTGGATGAGTTCAATACAAAGAATGGGGGTCAACGCATAGCAACTGTTCTTATGTACCT CTCAGATGTTGAAGAAGGGGGTGAGACAGTGTTTCCTTCTGCCAAAGGGAACTATAGTGCTGTGCCTTGGTGGAACGAGTTGTCTGAATGTGGAAAAGGAGGGCTTTCTGTTAAACCAAAGATGGGTGATGCACTGCTTTTCTGGAGCATGAAACCTGATGCTTCTCTGGATCCTTCAAGTTTGCATG GTGGTTGCCCGGTGATTAAAGGGAATAAGTGGTCAGCCACCAAGTGGATGCATGTGAATGAGTACAAAGTCTGA